The Humulus lupulus chromosome 3, drHumLupu1.1, whole genome shotgun sequence genome window below encodes:
- the LOC133822994 gene encoding universal stress protein PHOS32-like: protein MGRTGPKLPSFCLNRIRPLVRVRSPPTQQKFQVNSLKAAQKLDEGPNGIVKDEKTTETGIKPSSGIGRKIMVVVDSSFEAKVALQWALSHSMPNQDKLVLLHVIKPISRKGTGTGEQLSKEKAPKAFELVYSLKNMCQSKKAEVEIDVSVIEGKEKGPRILEEAKKQSVDLLVLGQKKRSTTWRLLMMWSAGHRAGGGVGGGVVEYCIQNATCMALAVRRKNRRVGGYLITTKRHKDFWLLA, encoded by the exons ATGGGTAGAACAGGTCCAAAGTTGCCCAGCTTCTGCCTCAACAGGATTAGGCCTCTTGTTCGAGTTCGATCTCCACCTACTCAACAAAAGTTCCAAGTGAACTCTCTTAAAGCTGCTCAGAAACTTGATGAGGGCCCTAATGGCATTGTTAAGGATGAAAAAACTACAGAAACTGGAATTAAACCCAGTTCGGGAATTGGAAGGAAGATCATGGTTGTTGTTGACTCTAGCTTTGAAGCTAAAGTTGCTCTTCAATGGGCTCTCTCTCATTCTATGCCGAACCAGGATAAGCTAGTTCTCCTCCATGTAATCAAACCGATTTCTAGAAAAG GAACAGGAACAGGGGAGCAGTTGAGCAAGGAGAAAGCTCCGAAGGCCTTTGAACTTGTTTATTCTCTTAAGAATATGTGTCAATCAAAGAAGGCTGAG GTGGAAATTGATGTTAGTGTGATAGAGGGCAAAGAGAAGGGCCCAAGGATATTGGAAGAAGCAAAAAAGCAAAGCGTGGATCTGTTGGTTTTGGGCCAAAAAAAGCGGTCGACGACATGGCGACTTCTCATGATGTGGTCCGCCGGCCACCGCGCTGGGGGCGGCGTAGGCGGCGGTGTTGTGGAGTACTGCATTCAAAACGCCACTTGCATGGCCTTAGCCGTAAGGAGGAAAAACAGACGTGTAGGAGGGTACTTGATCACCACAAAACGACACAAAGATTTTTGGCTCTTAGCTTAA